The following proteins come from a genomic window of Triticum aestivum cultivar Chinese Spring chromosome 6A, IWGSC CS RefSeq v2.1, whole genome shotgun sequence:
- the LOC123130400 gene encoding uncharacterized protein encodes MATSSGGGYGGEGLDGSGGGGHSSGGRCPQCDPVGKLGPNPDGDSHSTVDWGKDVLPPPSQHAEEAEKDVADAEKASAAADSLGEEVPPGHPSPPRPEEPWSLYFQFPSKDAAKKYALVKMYERDITYGNLLNVMVRNGYGSDDSICYLRKDCTGLQGITFVRNNTEVDEMIKRFKNSQTLCLYVKEGKLDIKQASVNKSAEDEEVDPDETIEDLTVDPPVVFAVNESGVVHKTNTDHVGSSYFLGT; translated from the exons ATGGCGACCAGCTCCGGCGGCGGCTATGGCGGAGAAGGTCTCgacggctccggcggcggtggtcaTTCTTCCGGTGGCCGCTGCCCGCAATGCGACCCCGTTGGCAAGTTGGGCCCCAACCCCGATGGCGATTCACACTCGACGGTGGATTGGGGGAAAGATGTCCTGCCGCCACCGTCGCAGCATGCGGAGGAGGCAGAGAAGGATGTTGCGGACGCGGAGAAGGCGTCAGCGGCGGCTGATTCGTTGGGGGAGGAAGTACCCCCCgggcatccatctccacccag GCCTGAGGAGCCATGGTCATTATATTTTCAGTTTCCTTCTAAAGATGCTGCCAAAAAATATGCCCTTGTGAAGATGTATGAGAGAGACATCACTTATGGCAATTTGCTTAATGTGATGGTCAGAAATGGATATGGAAGTGATGACAGTATTTGCTACTTGAGGAAGGATTGCACAGGGCTGCAAGGGATTACTTTCGTCAGAAACAACACTGAAGTGGATGAGATGATAAAGCGGTTTAAAAATAGTCAGACACTGTGTTTGTATGTTAAAGAGGGGAAATTAGATATAAAGCAAGCATCAGTTAACAAAAGTGCAGAAGATGAAGAAGTGGACCCAGATGAAACAATTGAAGATTTAACAGTGGACCCACCAGTTGTATTTGCTGTTAATGAGTCAGGTGTTGTGCACAAAACAAACACTGATCATGTTGGCTCATCATATTTTCTTGGTACATAA
- the LOC123130399 gene encoding anthocyanin 5-aromatic acyltransferase: protein MPRNRSGNMPPMVRTRSSTAVPLAAAGGAELPDPGRLVPLSPFDAFWVALPPVRRVFLFRSPPGVPFSDVVGTLRSSLAQVLPAFHPFAGELTYSPDSRALSIVLPDEREGFPCGGVTFVEAETDLDFERLVEEAAEHDQDALGQLIPDIRRDQLPAPVMAAQVTEFVGGGGGVALGVAVHHTAADGRGIWRFFEMWAAAASGVEVGQVPAGSVPLHDRRLVRFHGDEEIARLFLQQIAPNLPKIAPRQDPALDGRRRLSRRTFTFAASAVQRLKQRLASAANIGTAPSTFAALAAHGWVSIARASGFADDDAPVFAAFLADCRAYMSPPAPDAYAGNCVALCMASLGGSELAGPDGPARALLAVRESVAEAKRDPLRDLGRWRTKFAAIPPGRAVVLGGSPWFPAYGVDFGFGRPARVELASMNHDGEMVLVAGREAGSVQASVSIAAGKMQAFRDVFMAE from the exons ATGCCAAGGAACAGATCGGGAAACATGCCGCCCATGGTGCGCACGCGGAGCTCCACCGCCGTCCCACTCGCCGCCGCTGGCGGCGCGGAGCTCCCGGACCCCGGCCGGCTCGTCCCGCTGTCCCCGTTCGACGCGTTCTGGGTCGCGCTGCCCCCAGTCCGCCGCGTCTTCCTCTTCCGCTCCCCGCCCGGCGTCCCGTTCTCGGACGTCGTCGGCACCCTCAGGTCCTCCCTCGCGCAAGTGCTCCCGGCCTTCCACCCCTTCGCCGGCGAGCTCACGTACTCGCCGGACTCGCGCGCTCTGTCGATCGTCCTCCCGGACGAGCGGGAGGGCTTCCCCTGCGGCGGCGTCACGTTCGTCGAGGCCGAGACGGACCTCGATTTCGAGCGGCTCGTCGAGGAGGCGGCAGAACACGACCAGGACGCGCTCGGACAGCTTATCCCGGACATCCGCCGTGACCAGCTCCCGGCGCCCGTGATGGCCGCGCAG GTGACGGAgttcgtcggtggcggcggtggcgtggCACTGGGTGTGGCCGTGCACCATACGGCGGCGGACGGGCGCGGCATTTGGCGGTTCTTTGAGATGTGGGCGGCGGCAGCGTCCGGTGTTGAGGTTGGCCAGGTGCCCGCCGGGTCGGTTCCGCTGCATGACCGGAGGCTGGTGCGGTTCCACGGCGACGAAGAGATCGCCAGGCTGTTCTTGCAGCAAATCGCCCCGAACTTGCCTAAG ATTGCTCCAAGGCAAGATCCCGCGCTCGACGGCCGGCGTCGCCTCAGCCGGCGAACCTTCACCTTCGCCGCGTCCGCGGTGCAGCGTCTCAAGCAGAGGCTCGCGTCCGCGGCGAACATCGGCACGGCGCCGTCCACCTTCGCCGCCCTGGCGGCGCACGGGTGGGTGTCCATCGCGCGCGCCAGCGGCTTCGCCGACGACGACGCGCCGGTGTTCGCCGCCTTCCTCGCCGACTGCCGCGCGTACATGTCGCCCCCGGCGCCGGACGCCTACGCGGGCAACTGCGTCGCGCTCTGCATGGCCTCGCTGGGCGGGTCGGAGCTCGCGGGGCCCGACGGGCCCGCCCGGGCGCTCCTGGCCGTCAGGGAGTCCGTCGCGGAGGCGAAGCGCGACCCGCTCCGCGACCTCGGCCGGTGGCGCACCAAGTTCGCGGCCATCCCGCCGGGCCGCGCGGTCGTCCTGGGCGGGTCGCCCTGGTTCCCCGCGTACGGGGTGGACTTCGGGTTCGGGAGGCCGGCGAGGGTGGAGCTGGCGTCCATGAACCACGACGGCGAGATGGTGCTCGTCGCCGGGAGGGAGGCCGGCTCGGTGCAGGCGTCGGTGTCGATTGCCGCGGGGAAGATGCAGGCGTTCCGCGACGTGTTCATGGCTGAATGA